The Hymenobacter chitinivorans DSM 11115 genome window below encodes:
- a CDS encoding thioesterase family protein, protein MARVKVALPTTYSLTVQVPVRITDLNYGGHLGNDALLSILHEARVQFLQHVGLNELDHVTRLGTIMADVAIEYKGEAFYGDVLHLQLAATDLNKYGFDVVYWVKNQDGREIARAKTGMLLFDYNTRKLRSLAPEVAARLGADLQA, encoded by the coding sequence ATGGCCCGCGTAAAAGTAGCGTTACCCACCACATATTCCCTGACCGTGCAGGTGCCGGTCCGCATCACCGACCTTAACTACGGCGGCCACCTCGGCAACGATGCCCTGCTCAGCATCCTGCACGAGGCCCGGGTGCAGTTCTTGCAGCACGTGGGCCTCAACGAGCTGGACCACGTTACGCGCCTGGGTACCATCATGGCCGACGTGGCCATCGAGTACAAGGGGGAGGCCTTTTACGGCGACGTGCTGCACCTGCAGCTGGCCGCCACCGACCTCAACAAATACGGCTTCGACGTGGTGTACTGGGTGAAAAACCAGGACGGCCGCGAAATTGCGCGGGCCAAAACCGGCATGCTGCTCTTCGACTACAACACCCGCAAGCTGCGCAGCCTGGCCCCGGAAGTGGCGGCCCGCCTCGGTGCCGACCTCCAAGCGTAA
- a CDS encoding thiamine phosphate synthase, with protein MFPLLLISSPWLLPHEHHVLARLFEAGLPTLHLRKPGASRAEMEAYLRAVPREFHGRIMLHQHHELARDYALQGLHLPAATREAWRGTPAPGQLLSTSFHSLEEVERHRRRYHHVFLSPIFNSISKVGYSAAFQPQELQAALARWAARPAFRPQVVALGGIDASTLGPVRQLGFAGAAVLGAIWQHPDPVGVFRELQQLAAQPL; from the coding sequence ATGTTTCCGCTGCTGCTTATTTCCTCGCCCTGGTTGTTGCCCCACGAGCACCACGTGCTGGCGCGGCTCTTTGAAGCGGGCCTGCCCACGCTCCACCTGCGGAAGCCCGGCGCCTCCCGGGCCGAGATGGAGGCCTACCTGCGGGCCGTGCCCCGGGAGTTTCACGGCCGCATCATGCTGCACCAGCACCACGAGCTGGCCCGCGACTACGCCCTGCAGGGCCTGCACCTGCCCGCCGCTACCCGGGAAGCCTGGCGCGGCACCCCGGCTCCCGGCCAGCTCCTGTCCACCTCGTTTCACAGCCTGGAGGAAGTGGAGCGCCACCGGCGGCGTTACCACCACGTGTTTCTAAGCCCGATCTTCAACAGCATCAGCAAAGTGGGCTACTCGGCGGCCTTCCAGCCCCAGGAGCTGCAAGCGGCCCTGGCACGCTGGGCGGCCCGGCCCGCTTTCCGGCCGCAAGTGGTAGCCCTGGGCGGCATCGATGCCTCGACCCTGGGCCCGGTCCGGCAGCTGGGCTTTGCGGGCGCGGCCGTGCTCGGGGCCATCTGGCAGCACCCCGACCCGGTCGGGGTGTTTCGGGAGCTGCAGCAGCTGGCCGCCCAACCGCTGTAG
- the thiH gene encoding 2-iminoacetate synthase ThiH, translating into MSFRPIFEAHAWDDVKTSIYAKTAADVERALAAPKRTLDGFQALISPAAAPYLEQMAQLSQQLTRRRFGNTVQLYVPLYLSNECQNICTYCGFSLDNQIRRRTLSSVEMLQEAAVLKGWGYDHVLLVTGEANQTVGVDYLEKALRTLRPHFSHISMEVQPLDQADYERLIPQGLNTVLVYQETYHQQDYKKHHPKGKKSNFHYRLDTPDRLGRAGIHKMGLGVLFGLEDWRTDAFYTALHLDYLERTYWQTKYSLSFPRLRPTEGLLQPKVEMTDRELVQLICAYRLLNEEVELSISTRESPTFRDNIIRLGITSISAGSKTNPGGYAVAPESLEQFEISDERSPQEIAAMLRRQGYEPVWKDWDPTLTATVR; encoded by the coding sequence ATGTCCTTCCGCCCCATCTTCGAAGCCCACGCCTGGGACGACGTCAAGACCAGCATCTACGCCAAGACGGCGGCGGATGTAGAGCGGGCATTGGCGGCACCCAAACGGACGCTGGACGGCTTCCAGGCGCTGATTTCGCCGGCTGCCGCGCCTTATTTGGAGCAGATGGCCCAGCTTAGCCAGCAGCTCACGCGCCGGCGGTTCGGCAACACGGTGCAGCTCTACGTGCCGCTGTATCTGAGCAACGAGTGCCAGAACATCTGCACCTACTGCGGCTTCAGCCTCGACAACCAGATCCGGCGGCGCACCCTGAGCAGCGTGGAAATGCTGCAGGAGGCGGCCGTACTCAAAGGCTGGGGCTACGACCATGTGCTGCTCGTAACCGGCGAAGCCAACCAGACCGTGGGCGTGGATTATCTGGAAAAAGCCCTGCGCACGTTGCGGCCCCACTTTTCCCACATTTCCATGGAAGTGCAGCCCCTCGACCAGGCCGACTACGAACGGCTGATTCCGCAGGGCCTGAATACGGTGCTGGTGTATCAGGAAACCTACCACCAGCAGGACTACAAAAAGCACCACCCCAAGGGCAAGAAAAGCAACTTTCACTACCGCCTCGACACGCCCGACCGCCTGGGGCGGGCCGGCATTCATAAGATGGGGCTGGGCGTGCTCTTCGGCCTGGAAGACTGGCGCACCGACGCCTTCTACACCGCCCTCCACCTCGACTACCTGGAGCGCACCTACTGGCAAACCAAGTACAGCCTGTCGTTTCCGCGCCTGCGCCCCACCGAGGGTCTGTTGCAGCCCAAAGTGGAAATGACCGACCGGGAACTGGTGCAGCTGATCTGTGCCTACCGCCTGCTCAACGAGGAAGTGGAACTCTCCATTTCCACGAGGGAAAGCCCCACCTTCCGCGACAACATCATTCGCCTGGGCATCACCAGTATCAGCGCGGGCTCCAAGACCAACCCCGGCGGCTACGCCGTGGCCCCGGAGTCGCTGGAGCAGTTCGAGATATCCGACGAGCGCAGCCCCCAGGAAATTGCCGCCATGCTCCGCCGCCAGGGCTACGAGCCCGTCTGGAAAGACTGGGACCCGACCCTGACCGCTACCGTGCGGTAG
- a CDS encoding thiazole synthase → MTTHPLVIAGRTFSSRLFTGTGKFSSAQLMEEALLASGSELVTVALKRVDVTSADDDLLRHLGHPQFSLLPNTSGVRTAKEAVFAAQLAREALETNWLKLEIHPDPKYLLPDPIETLKAAEELVQLGFVVLPYIHADPVLCKRLEEVGVAAVMPLGAPIGSNKGLLTREFLEIIIGQSRVPVVVDAGIGAPSHAAAALEMGADAVLVNTAIAVAGQPVAMAQAFKMAVEAGRLAYEAKLAAPASHAVASSPLTAFLD, encoded by the coding sequence ATGACAACTCACCCCCTGGTTATTGCCGGCCGCACGTTTTCGTCGCGGCTGTTTACCGGCACCGGCAAGTTCAGCTCGGCCCAGCTGATGGAAGAAGCCCTGCTGGCCTCGGGCTCGGAGCTGGTAACGGTGGCCCTGAAACGGGTGGATGTGACGTCGGCCGACGACGATTTGCTGCGCCACCTGGGCCACCCGCAGTTCAGCCTGCTGCCCAACACCTCCGGGGTGCGTACGGCCAAAGAAGCCGTGTTTGCCGCCCAGCTGGCCCGCGAAGCCCTGGAAACCAACTGGCTCAAGCTCGAAATTCACCCCGACCCCAAGTATCTGCTGCCCGACCCCATCGAAACACTCAAGGCCGCCGAGGAGCTGGTGCAGCTGGGTTTTGTGGTGCTGCCCTACATCCACGCCGACCCAGTGCTGTGCAAGCGCCTGGAGGAAGTGGGCGTGGCCGCCGTGATGCCCCTGGGCGCCCCCATCGGCTCCAACAAAGGCCTGCTCACCCGGGAGTTTCTGGAAATCATCATCGGCCAGAGCCGGGTGCCGGTGGTAGTCGATGCCGGTATCGGGGCGCCTTCCCACGCGGCCGCAGCCCTGGAAATGGGCGCCGACGCGGTGCTGGTCAACACCGCCATTGCCGTAGCCGGGCAGCCCGTAGCCATGGCTCAAGCTTTTAAAATGGCCGTGGAAGCCGGCCGCCTGGCCTACGAAGCCAAGCTGGCCGCCCCGGCCAGCCACGCCGTAGCCAGCTCCCCGCTCACCGCTTTTCTAGACTAG
- a CDS encoding thiamine phosphate synthase produces MQISNLHFITNRPDHAEQACRGGVRWVQLRVKNAAPDHWKQLALDTQAVCRQHGATLIINDNPQLALEIGADGVHLGKQDMPAAKARALVGPGKILGGTANTFADIEQLVQAGVDYIGLGPFRFTTTKEKLSPILGLEGYSAILKQCAAAGFTMPIIGIGGITLPDAEALLLTGLHGVAVSGAIANPADIPGTAAQFVHHLQELTV; encoded by the coding sequence ATGCAGATCAGTAACCTCCATTTCATCACCAACCGGCCCGACCACGCCGAGCAAGCCTGCCGCGGCGGGGTGCGCTGGGTGCAGCTGCGGGTAAAAAACGCGGCACCCGACCACTGGAAGCAGCTGGCCCTCGACACCCAGGCCGTGTGCCGCCAGCACGGGGCCACGCTCATTATCAACGACAATCCCCAGCTGGCCCTGGAAATCGGGGCCGACGGGGTGCATTTAGGCAAGCAGGATATGCCGGCGGCTAAAGCCCGGGCGCTGGTTGGGCCCGGCAAAATTCTGGGCGGCACGGCCAACACCTTCGCCGACATCGAGCAGCTGGTGCAGGCCGGCGTGGATTACATCGGCCTGGGCCCCTTCCGCTTTACCACCACCAAGGAAAAGCTGAGCCCGATTCTGGGTTTGGAAGGTTACTCGGCTATTCTAAAGCAGTGCGCCGCGGCCGGCTTCACGATGCCCATCATCGGTATCGGCGGCATCACGCTGCCCGATGCGGAGGCCCTGCTGCTCACCGGCCTGCACGGCGTGGCCGTTTCGGGGGCCATTGCCAATCCCGCCGATATACCCGGCACGGCCGCGCAGTTTGTTCACCATTTGCAGGAACTCACTGTATGA
- a CDS encoding hydroxymethylpyrimidine/phosphomethylpyrimidine kinase → MRPYALSIAGFDPSGGAGLLADSKTLEALGVYGLGVCTALTVQNDVAFERVSWVPLADIQDQIRVLLSRFAVDFVKIGLVESLPRLLELLRWLRQHYPGKNIVWDPVLKASAGYEFHQHPDAALVQALAAELTLITPNLPEMLRLWPAASAEEAAEAVAGFCPVLLKGGHGSGDESVDILFANNTQYHFSHTRLPHGEKHGSGCVLSAAILAQLALGHDLPTACQRAKCYTTAFLASNDTLLGYHSFRHLPYADQ, encoded by the coding sequence ATGCGCCCTTACGCCCTGAGTATTGCCGGCTTCGACCCCAGTGGCGGGGCCGGTTTGCTGGCCGATAGCAAAACGCTGGAGGCCCTCGGCGTCTACGGGCTGGGCGTGTGTACGGCCCTGACGGTGCAGAACGACGTGGCCTTTGAGCGGGTGAGTTGGGTGCCGTTGGCCGACATTCAGGACCAGATCAGGGTGCTGCTGAGCCGGTTTGCGGTGGACTTCGTCAAAATCGGCTTGGTGGAGAGCTTGCCCCGACTGCTGGAACTGCTGCGGTGGCTGCGGCAGCACTACCCTGGTAAAAATATCGTCTGGGACCCGGTGCTGAAAGCTTCGGCCGGCTATGAGTTTCACCAGCACCCCGACGCCGCCCTGGTACAAGCCCTGGCTGCCGAGCTAACGCTGATTACCCCCAATCTGCCCGAGATGCTGCGCCTGTGGCCGGCGGCTTCGGCCGAAGAAGCAGCCGAAGCCGTGGCCGGTTTTTGCCCGGTGCTGCTCAAGGGCGGGCATGGCTCGGGAGACGAGTCGGTCGATATTCTCTTTGCCAACAATACCCAGTACCACTTCTCGCACACCCGCCTCCCCCACGGCGAAAAGCACGGCAGCGGCTGCGTATTGTCGGCTGCCATTCTGGCCCAGCTAGCCCTGGGACACGATTTGCCGACGGCCTGCCAGCGGGCTAAATGCTATACCACAGCCTTTTTGGCCAGCAACGACACGCTGCTGGGCTACCACTCTTTCCGCCACCTTCCGTATGCAGATCAGTAA
- the thiC gene encoding phosphomethylpyrimidine synthase ThiC: protein MKKKDQAPQQTLVERQPLTGSRKIYVPGQLYPDLRVAMREIVLSDTQRKFDFVNPTEQNLPVTVYDTSGPYTDPNVAIDLKKGLPRLREEWILGRGNVEQLPGTSSEYGQQRAADTSLDALRFEHIRRPYRAKPGQNVSQMHYAKQGIITPEMEYIAIRENQRIDQLAPDDPLRVQHRGHSFGANTPQGYITPEFVRQEVAAGRAVIPSNINHPEAEPMIIGRNFLVKINTNIGNSAVTSSIEEEVDKAVWSCRWGGDTLMDLSTGKNIHETREWIIRNCPVPVGTVPIYQALEKVNGKAEDLTWELFRDTLIEQAEQGVDYFTIHAGVLLRYIPMTAKRVTGIVSRGGSIMAKWCLAHHQESFLYTHFEEICQIMKAYDVAFSLGDGLRPGSIADANDEAQFAELETLGELTKIAWAHDVQVMIEGPGHVPMHLIKENMDKQLKECHEAPFYTLGPLTTDIAPGYDHITSAIGAAMIGWFGTAMLCYVTPKEHLGLPNKQDVKDGVIAYKIAAHAADLAKGHPGAQYRDNALSKARFEFRWEDQFNLSLDPDTAREYHDETLPAEGAKVAHFCSMCGPHFCSMKITQEVRDYAATQDMTAAQVLASGMAEKSREFVNKGSEIYL, encoded by the coding sequence ATGAAGAAAAAAGACCAAGCCCCCCAGCAGACGCTGGTGGAGCGCCAGCCCCTGACCGGCTCGCGCAAGATCTACGTGCCCGGCCAGCTTTACCCCGACCTGCGGGTGGCCATGCGCGAAATCGTGCTCAGCGACACTCAGCGCAAGTTCGACTTCGTGAACCCCACCGAGCAGAATTTGCCCGTGACGGTCTACGACACCAGCGGCCCCTACACCGACCCCAACGTGGCTATCGACCTTAAAAAGGGCCTGCCCCGCCTGCGCGAGGAGTGGATTCTGGGCCGCGGCAACGTGGAGCAGCTGCCCGGCACCTCGTCGGAATACGGGCAGCAGCGGGCCGCCGATACTTCACTGGACGCCTTGCGGTTTGAGCACATCCGGCGGCCGTACCGGGCCAAGCCGGGGCAGAATGTGAGCCAGATGCACTACGCCAAGCAGGGCATCATCACGCCCGAAATGGAATACATTGCCATCCGGGAAAACCAGCGCATTGATCAATTGGCCCCGGACGACCCGCTGCGGGTGCAGCACCGCGGGCACAGCTTCGGAGCCAACACGCCCCAGGGCTACATCACCCCCGAGTTTGTGCGCCAGGAAGTAGCCGCTGGCCGGGCCGTCATTCCCTCCAATATCAACCACCCCGAAGCCGAGCCCATGATTATTGGGCGCAACTTCCTGGTAAAAATCAACACCAACATCGGCAACTCGGCCGTGACTTCCAGCATCGAGGAAGAGGTGGACAAGGCCGTGTGGAGCTGCCGCTGGGGCGGCGACACGCTCATGGATTTGAGCACGGGCAAGAACATTCACGAAACCCGGGAGTGGATTATCCGCAACTGCCCGGTGCCGGTGGGTACGGTCCCGATTTACCAGGCCCTGGAAAAAGTGAACGGCAAGGCCGAGGACCTGACCTGGGAGCTGTTTCGCGACACGCTCATCGAGCAGGCCGAACAGGGCGTGGATTACTTCACGATTCACGCCGGGGTGCTGCTGCGCTACATTCCGATGACGGCCAAGCGGGTGACCGGCATCGTCTCGCGCGGGGGCTCGATTATGGCCAAGTGGTGTTTGGCCCACCACCAGGAAAGCTTCCTCTACACCCACTTCGAGGAAATCTGCCAGATCATGAAGGCCTACGACGTGGCCTTTTCGCTCGGCGACGGTCTGCGGCCCGGCTCCATTGCCGACGCCAACGACGAGGCCCAGTTTGCCGAGCTCGAAACCCTGGGTGAGCTGACCAAGATTGCCTGGGCCCACGACGTGCAGGTGATGATTGAGGGCCCCGGCCACGTGCCCATGCACCTGATCAAGGAGAACATGGACAAGCAGCTCAAGGAGTGCCACGAAGCCCCGTTCTACACCCTGGGCCCGCTCACGACCGACATTGCGCCCGGCTACGACCATATCACCTCGGCCATCGGGGCGGCCATGATTGGCTGGTTTGGCACGGCCATGCTCTGCTACGTGACGCCCAAGGAACACCTGGGCTTGCCCAACAAGCAGGACGTGAAAGACGGCGTCATTGCCTACAAAATAGCCGCCCACGCCGCCGACCTGGCCAAGGGCCACCCGGGCGCCCAGTACCGCGACAACGCCCTGAGCAAGGCCCGGTTCGAGTTCCGCTGGGAAGACCAGTTCAACCTCTCGCTCGACCCCGATACGGCCCGGGAGTACCACGACGAAACCCTGCCCGCTGAAGGCGCCAAAGTAGCCCACTTCTGCTCCATGTGCGGCCCCCACTTCTGCTCGATGAAAATCACCCAGGAAGTGCGCGACTACGCCGCCACCCAGGACATGACGGCCGCCCAGGTGCTGGCCTCGGGCATGGCCGAGAAGTCGCGCGAATTCGTGAATAAGGGCAGCGAAATCTACCTGTAG
- the thiS gene encoding sulfur carrier protein ThiS: MTLFVNDKPHEAPASPTLTATLDGLQLLHLRGIAVAVNDVVVPRPDWPAHELQAHDRITIIRATQGG, from the coding sequence ATGACGCTATTTGTCAACGATAAACCCCATGAGGCCCCGGCTTCCCCTACCCTTACGGCCACCCTCGACGGGCTGCAGCTCTTGCACCTGCGCGGCATTGCCGTGGCCGTCAACGACGTGGTGGTGCCCCGGCCCGACTGGCCCGCCCACGAGCTGCAGGCCCACGACCGGATTACGATTATTCGCGCCACCCAAGGGGGCTAG
- the rlmN gene encoding 23S rRNA (adenine(2503)-C(2))-methyltransferase RlmN, with amino-acid sequence MIDLPVVSKRDIRKLSPDELKAFMVEHGEKPFRAKQVLEWLWKNTAGSFEEMNNISLSTRELLAKYFVINGVAVQNQQLSNDGTIKSAFRLHDGNIVEGVLIPHDTRMTACISSQVGCSLTCKFCATGYMERKRNLDAAEIYDQVVRIREQCEAQYGTPLTNIVYMGMGEPLLNYANVVESVRRITAPDGLNMAPRRITISTAGIAKMIKKLADDDVKANLALSLHAPNDVKRNEIMPINEANSLAALKDALQYYHQKTGRKVTYEYIVFENFNDTLEDAAELYTISKWLPCKVNLIEYNPIENASYQNAEADKITAFHKYLADRGVQTNIRRSRGKDIDAACGQLAVKEKAEVA; translated from the coding sequence ATGATTGACCTGCCCGTTGTTTCCAAGCGCGACATCCGCAAACTCAGCCCCGACGAGCTCAAGGCCTTTATGGTGGAGCACGGCGAAAAGCCCTTCCGCGCCAAGCAGGTGCTGGAGTGGCTGTGGAAGAATACCGCCGGCTCGTTTGAGGAAATGAACAACATTTCCCTGAGCACCCGCGAGCTGCTAGCCAAGTACTTTGTTATCAACGGCGTGGCGGTGCAGAATCAGCAGCTCAGCAACGACGGTACCATCAAATCGGCCTTCCGCCTGCACGACGGCAACATCGTGGAAGGCGTGCTTATTCCGCACGACACGCGCATGACGGCCTGCATCAGCTCGCAGGTGGGCTGTTCGCTGACTTGTAAGTTTTGCGCCACGGGCTACATGGAGCGCAAGCGCAACCTGGACGCGGCCGAAATCTACGACCAGGTAGTGCGCATCCGGGAGCAGTGCGAGGCCCAGTACGGCACGCCGCTCACTAACATCGTGTACATGGGCATGGGCGAGCCGCTGCTCAACTACGCCAACGTGGTGGAAAGTGTGCGCCGCATCACCGCCCCCGACGGGCTGAACATGGCGCCGCGCCGCATCACCATCAGCACCGCCGGTATTGCCAAGATGATCAAAAAGCTGGCTGACGACGACGTGAAGGCCAATCTGGCCCTCTCGCTGCATGCGCCCAACGACGTGAAGCGCAACGAAATCATGCCCATCAACGAGGCCAACTCCCTGGCCGCTTTGAAGGACGCGTTGCAGTATTACCACCAGAAAACCGGCCGCAAAGTCACCTACGAGTACATCGTGTTCGAGAACTTCAACGACACGCTCGAAGACGCGGCTGAACTGTACACCATCAGCAAGTGGCTGCCCTGCAAGGTGAATTTGATTGAGTATAACCCCATCGAAAACGCCAGCTACCAGAACGCCGAAGCCGATAAAATCACGGCCTTCCACAAGTACCTGGCCGACCGGGGCGTGCAAACCAACATCCGCCGCTCCCGTGGTAAGGACATTGACGCGGCCTGCGGGCAGCTGGCGGTAAAGGAAAAAGCCGAGGTAGCGTAA
- a CDS encoding spondin domain-containing protein — protein MKQHWMLILSALLAGCAESGDDDQAPAPDTTALYRVTFEASWSATTHPGSYPVGAHFSPLIGASHGHDADAGLFRATAPASLGIKNMAELGNNTALRSEINTLIAQGKAFRLLDGRTATASPGALTDTIRLSRSHPALTVVTMIAPSPDWFAALEVHDLLTTTGWAATRRIPATFYDAGTDSGPDYTSPDQPTTPVGVVRAVSNSAPPVGYFVLERIK, from the coding sequence ATGAAACAGCATTGGATGCTTATCCTGTCGGCTTTGCTGGCCGGCTGCGCCGAATCAGGCGACGACGACCAAGCTCCCGCCCCCGATACCACGGCCCTGTACCGCGTCACCTTCGAGGCCAGCTGGAGTGCCACCACCCACCCGGGTAGCTACCCGGTGGGGGCGCATTTTTCACCCCTCATCGGCGCCTCCCATGGGCACGACGCCGACGCTGGCCTGTTTCGGGCTACTGCTCCGGCCAGTCTGGGTATCAAAAATATGGCCGAGCTGGGCAACAACACCGCGCTGCGGAGCGAAATCAACACGCTCATTGCTCAGGGCAAAGCCTTTCGGCTGCTCGATGGCCGCACCGCCACCGCGTCGCCCGGCGCCCTGACCGATACTATCCGCCTGAGTCGCAGCCACCCGGCCCTGACGGTGGTAACGATGATAGCGCCCAGCCCCGACTGGTTTGCCGCCCTCGAAGTCCACGACCTGCTCACCACGACCGGCTGGGCCGCCACGCGCCGCATCCCGGCCACGTTCTACGATGCCGGCACCGACAGCGGCCCTGATTACACCTCCCCCGACCAGCCCACCACGCCGGTCGGCGTCGTCCGGGCCGTGAGCAACTCGGCTCCTCCCGTGGGGTATTTCGTGCTGGAGCGAATCAAGTAA
- a CDS encoding YihY/virulence factor BrkB family protein, which produces MATHYRLSDVVGILKTTASEFMTNNSFRHAAALSYYTIFSLPPLLLIVITVASSLYGAEAVTGQVYGQMRGFLGADSAKFLQDSIAEFTKQQKSGVASIIGIGALIFAATTFFVTLQESINDIWNLKVKPRNGIWQFVRDRLLSFGLILSVALLLLISFVISAVLSAFTGKLQQWFPEVGVVVIRLVDFVLSLGVTSLLFALIYRFLPDAIIRWRDVGIGAFITALLFVLGKFLIAFYIAKADPGSAFGAAGSAIVLLVWVNYSALIIFFGAEFTQEFADAFGQKVQPKAHAVRIETREVPEGETKEEISTGRPRSTGRFKS; this is translated from the coding sequence ATGGCCACACACTACCGCCTTTCCGATGTTGTCGGCATTCTGAAAACCACGGCCAGCGAGTTCATGACCAATAACTCGTTTCGGCACGCTGCCGCCTTGTCCTACTACACTATTTTCTCGCTGCCGCCCCTGCTGCTCATCGTCATCACCGTAGCCAGCTCCCTGTATGGTGCCGAAGCCGTAACAGGTCAGGTCTACGGGCAAATGCGGGGCTTTTTGGGGGCCGACTCCGCCAAATTTCTGCAGGACTCCATTGCTGAGTTCACGAAGCAGCAGAAAAGCGGTGTGGCCTCCATCATCGGTATCGGCGCGCTTATTTTTGCTGCTACCACGTTTTTCGTAACGCTCCAGGAAAGTATCAACGACATCTGGAACCTGAAGGTGAAGCCCCGTAACGGCATTTGGCAGTTCGTGCGCGACCGGCTCCTGTCCTTCGGCCTGATTCTGAGCGTGGCGCTGCTGCTGCTCATCTCTTTTGTGATTAGCGCCGTGCTCAGCGCCTTCACCGGCAAGCTGCAGCAGTGGTTTCCCGAAGTAGGAGTCGTGGTTATCCGCCTGGTTGACTTCGTCTTGTCGCTCGGCGTCACGTCCCTGCTCTTCGCGCTTATCTACCGCTTCCTGCCCGACGCCATAATCCGGTGGCGCGACGTCGGCATCGGCGCTTTTATTACCGCCCTGCTCTTTGTATTGGGCAAGTTCCTGATTGCCTTCTACATTGCGAAGGCTGATCCGGGCTCGGCCTTCGGGGCGGCCGGGTCCGCTATTGTGCTCCTGGTGTGGGTCAACTATTCGGCCCTGATTATCTTCTTCGGGGCCGAGTTTACCCAGGAGTTTGCCGATGCCTTCGGCCAGAAAGTGCAGCCCAAGGCCCACGCTGTGCGCATCGAAACCCGGGAAGTGCCCGAGGGTGAAACCAAGGAGGAAATCAGCACCGGCCGGCCCCGCTCCACCGGGCGCTTTAAAAGTTAG
- a CDS encoding DUF3891 family protein: MIVNLTPDGWQIIYQQAHALLAAQLAWQWQPFGPADRWVGLLAAIAQHDDEQERWDGHYGLTPAGAPANFTMKEFSLAQATGVLRAARFQGQWRSLLTSMHLSFLYESLRGQQPEIDAFLDEQKADQQRWRRGLKVTKAEAQQAYDLMQWCDRLSLILCRQELPEMGRHLEISTGPDGQRHEVVQPAPGGPVQVTPWPFATREFSVSVEACQLQQLQFKDDAELSEAIHQAPIVTLRWDFAR, translated from the coding sequence ATGATTGTAAACCTTACGCCCGACGGCTGGCAGATTATTTACCAACAAGCCCACGCCTTGCTGGCGGCCCAGCTGGCCTGGCAGTGGCAGCCCTTCGGCCCGGCCGACCGGTGGGTGGGCCTGCTGGCCGCCATTGCCCAGCACGACGACGAGCAGGAACGCTGGGACGGGCACTACGGCCTGACGCCCGCCGGGGCTCCGGCCAACTTCACGATGAAGGAATTTTCCCTGGCCCAGGCCACCGGCGTGCTGCGGGCCGCCCGCTTCCAGGGCCAGTGGCGCAGCCTGCTTACTAGTATGCACCTGAGCTTCCTCTACGAGAGCCTGCGCGGGCAGCAGCCCGAAATCGACGCCTTTCTCGACGAGCAGAAAGCCGACCAGCAGCGCTGGCGCCGGGGCCTGAAGGTTACCAAAGCCGAAGCCCAGCAAGCCTACGACCTGATGCAGTGGTGCGACCGGCTCAGCCTGATTCTGTGCCGGCAGGAGCTACCCGAAATGGGCCGCCACCTCGAAATCAGCACCGGGCCCGATGGGCAGCGCCACGAGGTGGTGCAGCCTGCGCCCGGCGGCCCGGTGCAGGTCACGCCCTGGCCGTTTGCCACCCGGGAGTTCAGCGTGAGCGTAGAGGCCTGCCAGCTGCAACAATTGCAGTTCAAGGACGATGCGGAGCTGAGCGAAGCCATCCACCAGGCCCCGATTGTGACCCTGCGCTGGGATTTTGCCCGCTAG